A window from Rhinolophus sinicus isolate RSC01 linkage group LG18, ASM3656204v1, whole genome shotgun sequence encodes these proteins:
- the UBALD1 gene encoding UBA-like domain-containing protein 1 isoform X2, producing the protein MSVNMDELKHQVMINQFVLTAGCAADQAKQLLQAAHWQFEVVPTRVHPSVRRRVGDLFAGRGIDLLVAGLVCQLILGADPSAILLFCHLENILPEAQTALSAFFQETNIPYSHHHHQMMCTPANTPATPPNFPDALTMFSRLKASESFHGGGSGSPMATTATSPPPHFPHASTGSFAAPSWPMVASPPGGPQYHQPQQPPLWTPAPPSPASDWPPLAPQQAASEPRAHPAMEAER; encoded by the exons ATGTCCGTGAACATGGACGAGCTCAAGCACCAGGTCATGATCAACCAGTTCGTGCTGACGGCGGGCTGCGCTGCCGACCAGGCGAAGCAGCTACTGCAGGCGGCCCACTGGCAGTTCGAG GTGGTGCCCACGCGTGTACACCCGAGTGTACGGCGTCGTGTTGGGGACCTCTTTGCTGGCAGGGGAATCGACCTGCTTGTTGCAGGCTTGGTGTGCCAGTTGA ttctgggtGCAGACCCCTCTGCCATCCTCCTGTTTTGCCATCTTGAGAACATTCTGCCGGAGGCTCAG ACGGCCCTCAGCGCCTTTTTCCAGGAGACCAACATCCCctacagccaccaccaccaccagatg ATGTGCACTCCTGCCAACACCCCAGCCACGCCCCCCAACTTCCCTGACGCCCTCACCATGTTCTCCCGTCTCAAGGCCTCGGAGAGTTTTCACGGTGGTGGCAGCGGCAGCCCAATGGCCACCACGGCCACGTCGCCCCCCCCACACTTCCCCCACGCCTCCACCGGCAGCTTTGCAGCGCCCAGCTGGCCCATGGTGGCCTCGCCCCCAGGTGGGCCACAGTATCACCAGCCGCAGCAGCCACCCCTGTGGACTCCAGCACCCCCTTCACCGGCGTCAGACTGGCCACCCCTGGCGCCCCAACAGGCTGCCTCAGAACCAAGGGCCCACCCTGCCATGGAGGCTGAGAGATAA
- the UBALD1 gene encoding UBA-like domain-containing protein 1 isoform X1 — MSVNMDELKHQVMINQFVLTAGCAADQAKQLLQAAHWQFEVVPTRVHPSVRRRVGDLFAGRGIDLLVAGLVCQLTYWLRVTQPAGGLFLDHSLCDSVLGADPSAILLFCHLENILPEAQTALSAFFQETNIPYSHHHHQMMCTPANTPATPPNFPDALTMFSRLKASESFHGGGSGSPMATTATSPPPHFPHASTGSFAAPSWPMVASPPGGPQYHQPQQPPLWTPAPPSPASDWPPLAPQQAASEPRAHPAMEAER; from the exons ATGTCCGTGAACATGGACGAGCTCAAGCACCAGGTCATGATCAACCAGTTCGTGCTGACGGCGGGCTGCGCTGCCGACCAGGCGAAGCAGCTACTGCAGGCGGCCCACTGGCAGTTCGAG GTGGTGCCCACGCGTGTACACCCGAGTGTACGGCGTCGTGTTGGGGACCTCTTTGCTGGCAGGGGAATCGACCTGCTTGTTGCAGGCTTGGTGTGCCAGTTGA CATACTGGCTAAGGGTGACACAGCCAGCTGGAGGCCTCTTTTTGGATCATAGTCTCTGTGATTCAG ttctgggtGCAGACCCCTCTGCCATCCTCCTGTTTTGCCATCTTGAGAACATTCTGCCGGAGGCTCAG ACGGCCCTCAGCGCCTTTTTCCAGGAGACCAACATCCCctacagccaccaccaccaccagatg ATGTGCACTCCTGCCAACACCCCAGCCACGCCCCCCAACTTCCCTGACGCCCTCACCATGTTCTCCCGTCTCAAGGCCTCGGAGAGTTTTCACGGTGGTGGCAGCGGCAGCCCAATGGCCACCACGGCCACGTCGCCCCCCCCACACTTCCCCCACGCCTCCACCGGCAGCTTTGCAGCGCCCAGCTGGCCCATGGTGGCCTCGCCCCCAGGTGGGCCACAGTATCACCAGCCGCAGCAGCCACCCCTGTGGACTCCAGCACCCCCTTCACCGGCGTCAGACTGGCCACCCCTGGCGCCCCAACAGGCTGCCTCAGAACCAAGGGCCCACCCTGCCATGGAGGCTGAGAGATAA
- the UBALD1 gene encoding UBA-like domain-containing protein 1 isoform X3: protein MSVNMDELKHQVMINQFVLTAGCAADQAKQLLQAAHWQFETALSAFFQETNIPYSHHHHQMMCTPANTPATPPNFPDALTMFSRLKASESFHGGGSGSPMATTATSPPPHFPHASTGSFAAPSWPMVASPPGGPQYHQPQQPPLWTPAPPSPASDWPPLAPQQAASEPRAHPAMEAER, encoded by the exons ATGTCCGTGAACATGGACGAGCTCAAGCACCAGGTCATGATCAACCAGTTCGTGCTGACGGCGGGCTGCGCTGCCGACCAGGCGAAGCAGCTACTGCAGGCGGCCCACTGGCAGTTCGAG ACGGCCCTCAGCGCCTTTTTCCAGGAGACCAACATCCCctacagccaccaccaccaccagatg ATGTGCACTCCTGCCAACACCCCAGCCACGCCCCCCAACTTCCCTGACGCCCTCACCATGTTCTCCCGTCTCAAGGCCTCGGAGAGTTTTCACGGTGGTGGCAGCGGCAGCCCAATGGCCACCACGGCCACGTCGCCCCCCCCACACTTCCCCCACGCCTCCACCGGCAGCTTTGCAGCGCCCAGCTGGCCCATGGTGGCCTCGCCCCCAGGTGGGCCACAGTATCACCAGCCGCAGCAGCCACCCCTGTGGACTCCAGCACCCCCTTCACCGGCGTCAGACTGGCCACCCCTGGCGCCCCAACAGGCTGCCTCAGAACCAAGGGCCCACCCTGCCATGGAGGCTGAGAGATAA